One Arthrobacter sp. StoSoilB20 DNA segment encodes these proteins:
- a CDS encoding NAD(P)H-binding protein — protein sequence MAIICVAGGTGQVGKEVVRLASAAGHTVISLSRHVPPPGSAKYYDGVTYLAGDVTTGEGLATALAGADVVIDCLEGQFGKAQRKFADGGARLLALAHRAGVGRAVVLSIINCDKSTYSYYASKAAKERKYSESPLETVVVRATQFHGLVAAIFAAGAKVRLIPVFRGASFQTISPVDVAVALLDAALESASPERHRLRTVVGPELLTMRQMAESWKRVTGTRGRILEVPLPGAMGAFLRVGNNLIPGRKDGKETFVSWLEKRRESL from the coding sequence ATGGCCATCATCTGTGTCGCGGGCGGTACAGGCCAGGTCGGAAAGGAAGTTGTCCGGCTTGCTTCTGCTGCCGGTCACACGGTGATCTCCTTGTCCCGCCACGTGCCGCCTCCCGGTTCTGCGAAGTATTACGACGGCGTCACCTACCTTGCGGGCGACGTCACCACCGGCGAAGGGCTGGCAACCGCATTGGCGGGCGCCGACGTCGTGATTGACTGCCTTGAAGGTCAGTTCGGCAAGGCACAGCGAAAATTCGCCGACGGCGGTGCCCGGCTTCTTGCCTTGGCACACCGTGCGGGGGTCGGAAGGGCGGTGGTGCTGTCCATCATCAACTGTGACAAGAGCACCTACTCCTACTACGCTTCCAAGGCTGCCAAAGAGCGCAAGTACTCTGAGTCACCGCTGGAGACGGTGGTGGTCCGGGCAACTCAGTTCCACGGCTTGGTTGCGGCGATTTTTGCCGCTGGAGCGAAGGTGCGCCTGATTCCTGTGTTCAGGGGCGCCAGCTTCCAGACCATCTCTCCGGTGGACGTTGCCGTAGCCCTGCTCGATGCCGCTTTGGAGAGCGCGTCTCCGGAGCGTCACCGTCTTCGAACAGTAGTTGGCCCGGAATTGCTCACCATGCGGCAGATGGCGGAGTCATGGAAAAGGGTCACCGGCACGCGTGGCCGGATCCTGGAAGTGCCGCTGCCCGGTGCGATGGGCGCGTTCCTCCGTGTCGGCAACAACCTGATCCCGGGGCGGAAGGACGGCAAGGAGACGTTCGTGTCGTGGTTGGAAAAGCGTCGGGAAAGTTTGTAG
- a CDS encoding FmdB family zinc ribbon protein produces MPTYAYACKDCDHAFDIVQSFSDSSLTECPECKGALRKKFNSVGVVFKGSGFYRTDSRDAKGSTVSAAPAAPAAASSAPAATPAPAAAAS; encoded by the coding sequence GTGCCCACATACGCATACGCCTGCAAAGACTGTGACCATGCCTTTGACATCGTCCAGTCATTCTCTGACAGCTCCCTGACGGAGTGCCCTGAGTGCAAAGGCGCCCTTCGCAAGAAGTTCAACAGCGTCGGCGTCGTCTTCAAGGGCTCGGGTTTCTACCGGACTGATTCCCGTGACGCCAAGGGAAGCACCGTCTCAGCGGCACCGGCAGCACCCGCTGCGGCATCCTCTGCCCCTGCAGCCACCCCGGCCCCCGCAGCTGCAGCGAGCTGA
- the galU gene encoding UTP--glucose-1-phosphate uridylyltransferase GalU, with product MTLDNNAVRKAVIPAAGLGTRFLPATKAMPKEMLPVVDKPAIQYVVEEAVKVGLHDVLMITGRSKRALEDHFDRVPALEATLAEKGDTAKLEAIQSATNLGDIHYVRQGDPNGLGHAVLRAKQHVGHEPFAVLLGDDLIDARDNLLSDMIAVQQKTGGSVVALIEVEPSKISAYGCADVEEIGEDGYVRIKQLVEKPSPEEAPSNLAVIGRYVLHPAVFDVLENTAPGRGGEIQLTDALEVLAAGEGEGYGVYGVVFRGRRYDTGDKLSYLKACIELACEREDLGPELREWLPTFTASLPK from the coding sequence GTGACTCTCGATAACAATGCTGTCCGTAAGGCCGTCATCCCCGCAGCGGGTCTTGGCACCCGGTTCCTGCCTGCAACAAAGGCGATGCCGAAGGAAATGCTGCCCGTGGTTGACAAGCCAGCCATCCAGTACGTCGTCGAAGAAGCGGTCAAGGTTGGCCTGCACGACGTCCTGATGATCACCGGGCGCAGCAAGCGCGCCCTGGAGGATCATTTCGACCGCGTGCCGGCGCTGGAAGCGACGCTGGCTGAAAAGGGCGATACCGCCAAGCTTGAGGCCATCCAGTCCGCCACCAACCTCGGTGACATCCACTACGTCCGCCAAGGCGACCCCAACGGCCTCGGCCATGCAGTCCTTCGTGCAAAGCAGCACGTCGGCCACGAGCCCTTTGCTGTTCTCCTGGGTGATGACCTCATTGACGCCCGCGACAACCTCCTGAGCGACATGATCGCCGTCCAGCAGAAGACCGGCGGGTCCGTGGTTGCGCTCATCGAGGTGGAACCCTCCAAGATCAGCGCCTACGGTTGCGCCGACGTCGAAGAGATCGGCGAGGACGGCTACGTCCGCATCAAGCAGCTCGTGGAGAAGCCTTCCCCGGAAGAAGCGCCGTCCAACCTTGCCGTGATCGGGCGCTACGTGCTGCACCCGGCCGTGTTTGACGTCCTGGAGAATACAGCTCCAGGCCGTGGCGGGGAGATCCAGCTGACTGACGCCCTCGAGGTCCTTGCGGCCGGTGAAGGTGAGGGCTACGGCGTGTACGGCGTTGTCTTCCGCGGCCGCCGTTACGACACCGGCGATAAACTCAGCTACCTCAAGGCCTGCATCGAGCTTGCCTGCGAACGCGAGGACCTTGGTCCTGAACTGCGTGAGTGGTTGCCGACCTTCACTGCCTCGCTTCCCAAGTAA
- a CDS encoding RcpC/CpaB family pilus assembly protein, with product MPQQSRSALLARARRSASATTGPSRPVPSANPGHQSPGRNRPTRFHRPPDHSTPRGKRRRIGSWIARNRRLTVALLLCLAAGIAVQQLTPAPELRVSVLVAARDLPTGATLAESDFTTMGIPRDFALTGAISDGGALVGRQLAAPLNRGQIPTESSLLGPGLLTGSPVGTAAVPLRMADPSSIQLLSPGQLVTVVLTASGSYDESRQPQVLAGPLPVLWTSAHGGKAGEWLGTNDTEGLVVVAADPQQAEKLAGASTQGKLFFVLVTP from the coding sequence ATGCCACAACAGTCTCGAAGCGCCCTCCTTGCCCGCGCCCGTCGATCAGCGTCAGCAACCACCGGTCCTTCGCGCCCGGTTCCCTCCGCGAATCCTGGGCACCAATCTCCGGGCCGTAACAGGCCCACGAGGTTCCATCGCCCGCCGGATCATTCCACCCCTCGGGGCAAGCGGCGAAGGATTGGCTCGTGGATTGCCCGGAACAGGCGCCTCACCGTTGCCCTCCTGCTGTGCTTGGCCGCCGGCATCGCAGTCCAACAGCTGACCCCGGCCCCGGAGCTGCGGGTCAGCGTTTTGGTAGCCGCCCGCGACCTCCCAACGGGAGCTACTCTCGCTGAGTCTGACTTCACCACCATGGGCATACCCCGTGACTTCGCCCTAACCGGGGCGATCTCGGATGGCGGGGCCCTTGTTGGCCGCCAGTTGGCTGCACCTTTGAACCGGGGTCAGATTCCCACGGAATCCAGCCTTCTGGGCCCCGGGCTCCTCACCGGATCACCGGTGGGCACGGCGGCCGTTCCCCTGCGGATGGCCGACCCGTCCTCCATCCAGCTGCTCTCCCCCGGCCAGTTGGTCACCGTGGTCCTGACAGCGTCCGGTTCCTATGACGAATCACGGCAACCCCAGGTACTGGCAGGTCCGTTACCTGTGCTCTGGACCTCAGCCCACGGCGGCAAAGCCGGCGAATGGTTGGGCACCAACGACACGGAAGGACTGGTGGTGGTAGCCGCGGATCCCCAACAAGCAGAAAAGCTTGCCGGCGCATCTACGCAAGGCAAGCTTTTCTTTGTTCTGGTCACCCCGTGA
- a CDS encoding GNAT family protein codes for MYGSAIWPVTLESGDLLLRPIRYRDKREWSEVRSRNSEWLAPWEASNPAPGGRLPSYRQMVASLNYQARQSTALPFLIVERTPGFREPLIVGQLTVSSIIWGSAMMATLGYWVDKGRAGQGIAPTAVAMATDHCFKVLGLHRMEINIRPENKPSLRVVEKLGFRDEGYRERYLHINGEWADHRSFALTADEVPEGLLRRWLRG; via the coding sequence ATGTACGGCTCTGCGATCTGGCCGGTGACGCTGGAGAGCGGTGACCTGCTTCTTCGACCCATCCGATACCGCGATAAGCGGGAGTGGTCCGAAGTCCGTTCGCGGAACAGCGAATGGCTTGCTCCCTGGGAGGCGTCCAACCCGGCACCGGGTGGGCGCCTGCCCAGTTATCGGCAGATGGTGGCCTCGCTGAACTACCAGGCGCGTCAGTCCACTGCGTTGCCTTTCCTCATTGTTGAAAGGACCCCGGGATTCCGGGAGCCGCTCATCGTCGGGCAGCTGACCGTTTCTTCCATTATTTGGGGATCGGCCATGATGGCCACGCTGGGTTACTGGGTGGATAAGGGCCGGGCGGGGCAGGGTATTGCTCCGACAGCGGTGGCCATGGCAACCGATCACTGCTTCAAGGTGTTGGGCCTTCACCGGATGGAAATCAACATCAGGCCCGAAAACAAACCCAGCTTGCGGGTAGTTGAGAAGCTCGGTTTCCGCGATGAGGGGTATCGGGAACGGTACCTGCACATCAACGGCGAATGGGCTGACCACCGCTCCTTCGCCTTGACAGCGGACGAGGTTCCTGAAGGCCTGCTACGTCGGTGGCTCAGGGGATAA
- a CDS encoding 5-formyltetrahydrofolate cyclo-ligase, whose protein sequence is MASKEDIRSTRRLHRRGLTPEQIAAAGTSLAQHGTAWAAAATSGAPATFAVYVGVAFEPPTKPLIHSLYEAGHRILLPVCEPGRQLSWVYWTPSTVFVRSSYAPIDEPEGERLESQVVAGAAGIFMPATAVDRDGNRIGQGGGYYDRLLQGLDTSGSRPPTIAVVYDDDLLPAGSIPAEAFDRPVREVLTPSGVVKLHSREEHSSAADPGTAGGTA, encoded by the coding sequence ATGGCATCGAAGGAAGACATCCGCAGCACCCGGCGCCTCCACCGGCGGGGCCTCACCCCCGAGCAGATTGCCGCCGCAGGCACGTCCCTTGCACAGCATGGAACGGCATGGGCCGCAGCAGCCACTTCCGGCGCACCGGCCACTTTTGCCGTCTACGTGGGCGTCGCATTTGAGCCGCCCACCAAGCCCCTCATCCACTCCCTGTACGAGGCAGGGCACCGGATCCTCCTTCCCGTTTGCGAGCCCGGCAGGCAGTTGAGCTGGGTCTACTGGACGCCGTCCACCGTCTTTGTCCGTTCGTCCTATGCCCCTATTGACGAACCCGAGGGTGAACGCCTGGAAAGCCAGGTTGTGGCAGGAGCCGCCGGAATCTTCATGCCCGCCACGGCTGTGGACAGGGATGGCAACCGGATTGGCCAGGGCGGGGGCTACTACGATCGGCTCCTCCAGGGCCTGGACACTTCGGGCTCGCGGCCGCCCACCATTGCGGTGGTGTACGACGACGACCTCTTGCCGGCAGGTTCGATTCCCGCCGAGGCCTTCGACCGCCCCGTGCGGGAGGTGTTGACGCCATCCGGCGTGGTCAAACTCCACAGCAGGGAAGAGCACAGCAGCGCGGCGGACCCGGGCACCGCTGGAGGAACAGCCTGA